In Myxococcus stipitatus, the DNA window GCTGGTGGAGACGTCCGCCAACCTGGTCTCCGCGCACTCCGAGGACGCCGTGCGCCGCGTGGCGCTCAAGGGGCTGGAGGCCGCGGGCTTCCGGGTGCGGCTGCTGCGGTGGGATGGCGCGCGGCTGCTGCCGCTCGACGGTGGGGCGTCCCCCGAGGACATCCACCTGGGGTTGGAGGCGCTGTCGGACGGCAGGCCCGTCTTCGGCGGCGCGGGGAGCGCCGCGCCGTCGCATGTCTACATCCCCGTGGGCGGCCCCCAGGTGGAGGTGCTGCGCATGGAGGGGCCGTGGGTGGCGCCTCGCCACGGCTCGGTGCTGACGCTCTTCGCGAAGGTGGTGGGCGCGGCGCTCGCGGACGCGCGCGTGCAGGCGGACGGCGCGCGCAGCCGCTGGGAGGTGGGCGCGGTGGCGGAGATGGCGCGCTTCGTGGCGCGGCCGATACCGCCCACGCCCGAGGACTTCCTGGCGCGCGTGGCGGAGCTGCTGCTCGCCGAGGCCGCGGTGCTGCACCTGACGCAGGGCGCGGAGGGGCCCTTGTCGCTGGCGGCGCACGTGGGGCTCGTGGAGGCCGTGGGGCGGGACGGGGACGTGGAGCGGCTGGGCGCGGTGATGGCGCGCACGGTGCCGGACGCGCTCGACGGGGAGCTGTCCTCGGCGGAGCAGGCGCGCGCGCTGCGCGAGGCGTCCGCGGACCGGCTGGGCAGCGGGGCGGTGGTGCGGCTGGCGCGGGGTGGGGAGGTGCGGGGCGTGCTGCAGGTGCTGCGCGCGCCGGACCGGCCCTTCGACGCGCGGGACATCCGGCTGCTGGGCACGCTGGCGGAGCTGCTGGTGACGCTGCTCGAGCAGCGGCGGCTGCGCTCGGAGGCCGCGCGCCAGCTCACCGAGACGCGCCTCCTGCTGGACCTGGCGCGCACCACGTCGGGCGTGCTGGAGACCTCCAGCATCCTCGACGTGGCGTCCGACTTCCTCGTCCACCTGCTGGACGTGTCCAACTGCTACATCATGCTGTACGACGAGGGCGCCAAGGCGCTGCGCGGCGCGGCCGCGTCGGCGGCGCACCGGGACTTCTTCCGCACGGTGGTGCTGTCGCTGAGCAGCGACAGCGTGGCGGCGCGCGCGGCGCGGGAGCGCAGGCCCGTGGCCATCGAGGACGTGGAGTCGTCCGGAGGTGGCTTCAACGCGCAGCTCGCCCAGCGCTTCGGGGAGAAGGCGCTGCTGGCGCTGCCGCTCACCTCGCGCGAGGAGCTCATCGGCGTGGTGCTGCTGGACGACACGCGGCGCGCCCGCGCCTTCGGCCCGGAGCTCATCGAGCTGGCCGAGGCGACGTGCGGACAGCTGGCGCTGTCCATCGCCAACGCGCGGCTGTACGAGTCGCTGTGGGCCAGCTACGCGGAGCTGGCGGCCACGCGCGCGGAGATGGTGAAGCGCGAGCGGCTGGCCGCGCTGGGCGAGCTGTCCGCCATCGTCGCCCACGAGGTGCGCAATCCGCTGGGCGTCATCTTCAACGCGGTGGCCTCGCTGCGGCGGCTGCTGGAGCCGAGCGGCGACGCGGGCATGTTGCTGGACATCCTGGGCGAGGAGAGCGACCGTCTCAACCGCATGGTGGGGGACCTGCTCGACTACACGCGTCCCAGGGACCCGGTGCTCCAGCACGAGGACCTGGGGCGGGTGCTCCAGGATTCGCTGGAGGCGGCGCGCGCGCAGGGCGGCGGCTCCGAGCGCACCGTCCTCATCAAGTCGGAGGTGGAGCCGGGCCTGCCCCCGGTGCCCATGGACCGCCGGCTCATCCGCCAGGCGCTGGTCAACGTCGCCGTCAACGCCATCCAGTCCATGCCGCAGGGGGGGCTGGTGCAGGTCCGCGCCCGCAGGGAGGCGCACGCGGGCCGCGAGCAGCTGCGCATCGACGTGGCGGACCAGGGGCCGGGGATTCCCGCCGAGCTGCTCCACCGCGTCTTCGAACCCTTCTTCACCACCAAGGCCCAGGGCACGGGCCTGGGCCTGGCCGTCGTGAAACGCATCCTGGAGGAGCACCGCGGTGAAATCGCCGTGGACAGCATTCCCGGACGCGGTACTACCTTCACCTTCCGGCTGCCCCTCTCACAGCCCCCGTCCTTCCCATGACCGACGCGAACACCCCGCCGTCCCGTGGACGCATCCTCGTGGTGGACGACCAGCGCAACATGCGCGCCACCACCGCGCTGCTCCTGCGCGCCGAGCAGTACACCGTCTTCGAGGCCGCCACCGGCGAGGAGGCCCTGGCGCACCTGGCGGGCGGCAGCATGGACCTGTTGCTGACCGACCTGAAGATGGAGCCCATGGACGGGCTGACGCTCCTGCGGCGCGCGCTGGAGGTCGCCCCCCGGCTCCAGGTCATCATGATGACGGCCTTCGGCTCCATCGAGAGCGCGGTGGAGGCCATGCGCCTGGGCGCGTACGACTACGTCACCAAGCCCTTCAAGGAGAGCGAGCTGCGCTACCGCGTGGAGCGCGCATTGGAGCGGGCGCGCCTGCTGCGCGACGTGGACAACCTCGCCACGGACTTCAACCAGCGCCACGGCCTGTCCGCGCTGGTGGGCCGCAGCGCGGCCATGCGCGACCTCACCACGCGGCTGATGCGCGTGGCCCAGTCGGACGCCACCGTCCTCATCCAGGGGGAGAGCGGCACGGGCAAGGAGCTGGTGGCGCGGGCGCTGCACGCGCACAGCCGCCGCAAGGGGCGCTCCTTCGTGCCCGTCAACTGCGCGGCCATCAGCGAGACGCTGCTGGAGAGCGAGCTGTTCGGTCACGCCAAGGGGGCCTTCACCGGCGCGGTGAAGGCGCGCAGGGGCCTCTTCGAGGAGGCCGACGGAGGCACCCTCTTCATCGACGAGGTGACGGAGACCAGCCCCACCTTCCAGTCGAAGCTGCTGCGCGCCCTCCAGGAGGGCGAGGTGCGCCGCGTGGGCGAGTCCACCGCGCTGCGCGTGGACGTGCGCACCGTGGCCGCCACCAACCGCGACATCGAGCTGGAGGTGCGGGAGAAGCGCTTCCGCCAGGACCTCTACTACCGCCTCAACGTGGTGACGCTGCGGGTGCCGCCCCTGCGCGAGCGCTTGGAGGACGTCCCCGCGCTGGCGGAGCACTTCCTGGAGCGCGCCAACGCCCGCAGCCCCAACCCCAAGCGCCTGTCGGCCTCGGCCGTGACCCACCTGATGGGCTACACCTTCCCCGGCAACGTGCGCGAGCTGGAGAACCTGGTGGAGCAGGCGGCCGCCCTCGCGGAGGGCGACGAGCTGTTGCCCGAGGACTTTCCCCTGCGTCAGGCGCGCCTGGCGCCCGTGCAGGAGACCTCCAGCGTCTCGCCCCTGGATGGACAGGCCCTCTCGGGCGGCGGCGCCAGCACCGGACCGACCCTGGCCCAGGTGGTGGAGGAGGCCGAGCGCCGCGCCATCGCCCAGTCCCTGGAGCGCCACGGCGTGGACCTGGCCCGCGTCGCGGATGAGCTGGGCGTCTCGTCCACCACCCTGTGGCGGAAGATGAAGCGCCTCAACCTGCGCCCCCCCAGCGAGGCCTCCCGCGAGTAGGGGGAGGCACGCCGTGGAACTTTCCCGTCCGTTCGAATTCAGAACCGAAATCGGGGCGGTTCACCGATGAAAAACCCAATCGGCTGAAATCGTTACCTTTTTTCAGTTCTGCAAGGCGATTTCAGGCATGAAATGCAGTCCGGCCGGCAAGCACGACCCCGTGGCGGCTCTAAGTACTTGAGAAAACTAGGTTTTGTCCGGACGAAGACACTGGCACGGCGACTGCTAAAGAAATCCACGGGACACATCGAAGCGAGGCTGAAGGCGGTTCCCCCCCACCCCTTCAGCACTTCCGGTGAGTCACCTTCAGAAGACCCGCGGCCCGGTGCTCCTCACGGAGCGCTGGGCCGCCTTCTTTTGGGCCCTTGAAGTCCGAGCCGCTGGGTGTCCCCCACGGTAGCCTTCGCTCATGAAGGACGAAGTGCGACAGGGGCCCTGGCGGCTGCGCGCCGCGCGGGTGGACGACCTCGCGGCCTTCTCGCGGCTGTTCACGGAGCTGGGGGTGGATGAGCCACCGCCCGACCTGGCGCAGTGGGAGCGCGAGCTGGCGGCCCGGACGTGGATGGTGGACGGGCCGGGTGGGGTGGCGGGCTACACGACGACGGACGTGCTGGGGGCGCTGGGGTACGTGCAGCAGCTCGTCATGGATGCGTCCGCGCGGCGGCGGGGCCTGGGGCGGTGGGTGATGCGCCAGGTGGCGGAGGACTTCCGCGCGCGCGGCTGCCGTGAGTGGACGCTCAACGTGAAGCGGGACAACGCCGCCGCGCTCGCGCTCTATGCCTCGCTGGGACTGCGGCCCTCGCGGCAGGCGGTGAACCTGGGGGTGACGCGGCGGCAGGTGGAGACGCTTCCGCCCGCTCCCGCCGGAGTCTCGGTGGTGCCCGCGGTGGAGGCGGACTGGCCCTCGCTGACGGAGTCCTTCGGGCTGCTGCCGGGGAAGCTCGCGCGCTTCGCGACGCTCGACTCGCACCGGCTGCTGCGGTTGTCCCGCGCGAACGGAGGCGAGGTGCTGGGGATGATGGACGTGCGAGTCCCCTCCGCGGTGCTGTTCCCCTTCTTCGCGGTGTCCGCGGGACACGCGCGCGCGCTGCTGGAGCAGGCCTTCGCGCTGCTCGGCGACGCCCGTGACGCGGTGGGCGTGGTGGTGACGGACGACGCGGCGCTGGAGCGGCGGCTGCGCGAGGCGGGCGCGGTGGCGCGGCTCGAGACGTTCGAGCTGCGCGGGCCGCTGCCCGAGCCCGTGCCTTGAAACACGACGCCCGCCCGAGCGCGAGGCCGGGGCGGGCGAGGTGACTCACGGGGCTCGTCGCCCCGACGGGGCTACAGGCCGAAGATGCGGCTGGCCTGCTGCAGCCACGTGGTGATGGGGCCGGGGAGGATGCCCAGCACCACGACGGCGGCGGTGGAGAGCACCAGCGTGAGCTCGGTGGACCAGCTGCGCTCGAGCGTCTGGGCGCCCTCGGGCACCGGACGCATGAACATGTAGACCACCACGCGCAGGTAGTAATAGACGCCCGCCGCGCTCGACAGCACGCCCACGACGGCCAGACCGACGAGGCCCGAGTCCACCGCGCTCTGGAAGATGAGCAGCTTGCTCATGAAGCCGATGGTGGGGGGAATCCCGCCCAGCGACAGCATGAACGCGGCCATGGCCACCGCCCAACCCGGACGGCGCTGCGCCAGCCCGCTGAAGCGCTCCAGGTCCCACGCGGTTCCCTTCTCCTCGTCCTCGCGGCGCTCCAGCGCGGACACCATGGCGAAGGCGCCCACCGCGCTGAACGTGTACGCCAGCAGGTAGAAGAGGATGCCGCGCAGGGCCTGCGCGCGCGCCAGGTCCACCGGCGTGCCGCCCGTCAGCTCGGACGGGCCGAGCAGGCGGAACTGCTCGCCCGGGCCGGTGACGAACAGCGCCGCCACGCCCACCAGCAGGTAGCCGGCGTGCGCGATGGACGAGTACGCCAGCATGCGCTTCACGTTGCGCTGCGGAATCGCCAGCAGGTTGCCCGCCACCATGGTGAGGAAGGCCAGCACGGAGAAGAGCACCAGCGGCAGGTGCGGGTCGATGCCCTTGCCCAGCGTGAGGAACACGCGCACCAGCGCCGCGAAGGCCGCGGCCTTCACGCCCGCGCTCATCAGCGCCGTCACCGGCGTGGGGGCGCCCTCGTACACGTCCGGCGTCCACATGTGGAACGGCACCGCCGCGACCTTGAAGGCGAAGCCAGCGCCCACCAGGATGAGGCCCGCGTAGACCAGCAGCGGCTGCGCCGCGAGCGCGCCCGACAGCGGGCCCACCATGTCCGTCAGCTTCGTCGTGCCCGTGGCGCCGTACAGCAGCGCGGCGCCGTACAGCAGCACCGCCGACGAGAACGCGCCCAGGATGAAGTACTTGAAGCCCGCCTCGCTCGGCCGCGTGCCGCGCCGCAGGTACGACGTCAGCGCGTAGGTGGCGATGGAGAGGACCTCCAGGTTGACGAAGAGGGTGATGAGCTCGTTCGACATGGCCAGCAGGCTCATGCCCGCCGCGGCGAACAGCATCAGCGCGTAGAACTCGCCGCGCTCCGCGCCGCGCTTGCGCAGGAAGCTCACGGAGCTGAGCGCCGCCAGCCCCAGGCCCACGCACACCACGAAGGTGAGGAAGCTGGAGAAGGGGTCCAGCACGCCGAAGCCGAGGAACACCTCCTGCGCCGGCTCGAACATGGCCGTCAGCGCCGCGATGCCGGCCGCCACCGCCGTTACCACGGTGAGCACGGCCTGGTAGGCGCGCGACGAGGTGGCGCCGAGGAACACCTCCGACAGCAGCAGGATGGAGGCGCCCACCACCATGATGATGGCGGGAATCAGCGGGAGGAAGTCTGCCAGGGTGAGGTTGGGCAGGTTCATGGTCGGAAGCTCTGGCGGCCTACTGCCGCGGCGAGGGGACGTCGCGGGCGGCGAGAGGGGTGGGCGCCTGGGGCGCGGCCGCGGTGGGGCTGGAGGGCAGCGACATCACCTCCACGCGCACCTGCTCGGCCTGGGGGGCACCGGGGATGCCCACGCGAGCGCGGGCGATGAAGCGGTCGGTCGACGGCGTCAGCCGCTCCAGGAAGGGCTGCGGCATCAGGCCCATCACGCCCACCAGGGCGATGAAGGGCAGCACGGTGAGCGTCTCCCGCAGGCCGATGTCGCGCAGGTGCTGGTTCTCCCGGTGCGTCAGGCTGCCGAAGAACACCTTCTGCACCATCCACAGCATGTAGGCCGCGCCCAGGATGACGCCCAGCGTGGCGAACGCGCCGAACACCATCGTCAGGTGCGGGTTGCCCGCCGCCGCGCCCAGGTCGCTCTTGAACGTGCCCAGCAGGACCAGGAACTCACCGATGAAGCCGTTGGTGCCCGGCACCGCCACCGACGAGAAGGTGATGATGACGAAGAACGCGGTGAACACCGGCATCACCTTGGCGATGCCGCCGAAGTCCGCCATCAGGCGCGAGTGGCGCCGCTCGTACAGGAAGCCGAACAGGAGGAACAGCGCGCCCGTGGACACGCCGTGGTTGAGCATCTGGTACGCGCTGCCCGTGGCGCCCTCGGCCGTCACCGCCAGCATGCCCAGCATGCAGTAGCCCAGGTGGCTGACGGACGAGTACGCGATGAGCTTCTTGATGTCCCGCTGCGCCAGGCACATCAGCGCGCCGTACACGATGCCGATGACCGACAGCGTGGCCAGGAACGGGCGCGCCTGCTGCGCCGCCACCGGGAAGAACGGAATCGCGTAGCGCCAGAAGCCGAACGTGCCCATCTTCAGCATGACGCCGGCCAGGATCATGGAGCCGGCCACCGGCGCCTGGACGTGCGCGTCCGGCAACCAGGTGTGCACCGGCCACATGGGCACCTTGATGGCGAACGCGAGCGCGAACGCCGCGAACATCCACGGCCCGTACGTGTAGAGCGTCCCCGCCAATCCCGTCAGCGACGCGCACGCGCCCTCGGGGCCCACGCGGCAGGCGTTGAGCTGCCGGTTGGCCTCCAGGAGGCCGTTGTACATGCTCGCGTAGTCGAACGAGCGCGCGCCCGCCGGAGCGCTGATGAAGTACACGGCGATGAGCGCCACCAGCATCAGCAGCGAGCCCACCAGCGTGTAGAGGAAGAACTTCACCGCCGCCATCTGGCGGTCCTCGGCGCCCCACACACCCACCATGAGGTACATGGGGATGAGCATGGCCTCGAAGAAGATGTAGAAGAGCAGCACGTCCAGCGACACCAGTGCGCCCAGCATCGTCGTCTGGAGCACCAGCAGCGCCAGGTGGAACTCCTTGATGCGGTGGCTGATGTACGTGGTGGAGGCGAGCACCACCAGCGGGCCGAGGAACACGGTGAGCAGCAGCAGGCTCACCGCGAGGCCGTCGACGCCCAGGTGGTAGCTGAGCCCGAACTCCTTGAACCAGTGGACGCGGTACTCCAACTGGAACTCCGCGCCGCCCGGCTCGAAGCGCGTGTACGCCCACACGCCGACCACCAGGTCCACCAGCATGCCGATGAGCGTGACGGCGCGGATCTGCCCCGGCTCGCTGGCCGGCAGCATCAGCACCAGCGCCGCGAACACGAGCGGCAGGAAGACGACGAGGTTGAGCAGGTGGGTGTCGAAGAAGCTCATTGCAGCACCTGGATGAAGGCGTAGGCGATGCCGCCCAGCAGGGCGACGACCATCACCGCGGCATAGGCCTGGGCATCACCGGACTGGACGTAGCGCAGCGCGCTGCCCACGCGCGCCGTCACCCACGCCGTGCCCCGGACGGCCACGGTGTCGATGAGCAGCGCGTCCACCACGCGGAAGAGGATGAAGCTCAGGAACTTCACCGGCCGGATGACGACCAGCTCGTACAGCTCGTCCACGTAGAACTTGTTCTGCGCCACGCGGCGGACCGCCCGCGCGAAGGCCGGAGCGGGCTGAGCCGCCCGGGCCGGGAAGAAGCTCAGGTACAGGAAGGCCGCGGCGCCGCCGCCCACCAGCGCGACGAGCCACGCGAAGCCGTAGTCACCCAGCGTGGGGACGCTGGTGTCCAGCTCCACCACCTTGCCCGCCTCCACCACGCGGTTCATGGAGGCGAAGACCGGGCTCAGGAAGTTCTCGAACACCGGCTGCGGCCGGCCGTCGCCCGGCGCCTTCATCAGCGGCCACGCGTACACCGCGGCCACCACGCTGAGCACCGCCAGCACCACCAGCGGCAGCGTCATGTGCCAGGCGCTCTCGTGCGCGTGCGCCACCCGGGCCTCCTTGGAGCGCGGCCCCTCGAAGGTCAGCAGGTACAGGCGCGTCATGTAGAAGGCCGTGCTCGCGGCGATGGTCAGCCCCAGCCCGTACACCAGCGTGGAGACCCAGTGCAGGCCCTCCAGGTGGTTGTGGTGCACGCCGTGGAGGATGGCGTCCTTCGAGAAGAAGCCCGACAGCGGCAGGATGCCGGTGATGGCCAGCGTGGCGACCAGGAAGGTGCCCCACGTCCACTTCATCTCGTGGCGCAGGCCGCCCAGCTTCTTGATGTCCGTCTCGTCGCCGTTGCCGTGCATCACGCTGCCGGCGCCCAGGAAGAGGCAGGCCTTGAAGAACGCGTGCGTCACCAGGTGCAGCACCGCCGCCCAGAACACGCCCATGCCCACGCCCATGAACATGATGCCCAGCTGGGACACCGTGGAGTAGGCGAGCACCTTCTTGATGTCGTCCTGCGCGAAGGCGATGAGCGCCGCCAGCAGCGACGTCAGCGCGCCCACGATGGCGATGGTCGCCATGGCGGTGGGGCTGAGCACCAGCAGCGCGGACATGCGGCTGAACAGGTAGACGCCCGCGGTGACCATCGTCGCCGCGTGGATGAGGGCGGAGACCGGCGTCGGGCCGGCCATGGCGTCCGGCAGCCAGACGTAGAGCGGCAGCTGCGCGCTCTTGCCCGCCGCGCCCAGGAGGAACAGCAGCAGGGCCACCGTCATCACCCCGCCGAACGTGTAGCCCTCCAGCGGGCCGGACGCGATGGGGGTGGACAGGTCCACCTTGCCGCTGGCGCCGTCGGGGAGCCCCTCGGCCAGCTTCTGCAGGCCCAGGAACGTCACGGGGCCCTTGGCCTCCAGCCCCGCCTTGTAGCGCTGGGCGCTGGTGGCGCCCGGCAGGTAGTCGCGCTCGTCCGCCTGCTTCGTGAAGGCGCCCACCAGCAGCACCATGAGGAAGGTGGCGATGAGGAACGCGAAGTCACCGATGCGGTTGGTGACGAAGGCCTTGCGCCCCGCCCACGCCTTGGCGGGGTCCGTGTACCAGAAGCCGATGAGCAGGTAGCTGGCCATGCCCACGCCCTCCCAGCCCACGAAGAGCAGGACCAGGTTGTCGGCCAGCACCAGCGTCAGCATCGCCGCGACGAAGAGGTTGAGGTACGCGAAGTACCGCCAGTAGGCCTCGTCGTGCTCCATGTAGCTGGTGGAGTACAGGTGGATGAGGAAGCCCACGCCGGTGATGACCAGCAGGAGCGTGCCGGACAGGTGGTCCACCATCAGCCCGAAGTTCACGCGGAAGTCGCCCACGGCGAACCAGGTGCCGTAGTCGTACGCCAGCGCGTAGCGGACGTAGTCGCGCTCGATGCCGAACGGGTTGGGGAAGAACGACAGCAGCCGGCGGCTCTCCGGGTCCGTGCTGCTGGTGGCCCAGAAGGCGAGGACGCTCAGGATGAACGCGCCCGCCACCGCCGAGCAGGCGACGAGGTGGACGTTGGCGCGGCCCAGCATCTTGCCGAACACGCCACAGATGAACGCGCCCAGCAGGGGCAGGGCGATGATGAGCCACAGCGACGGCGCCAGCACTTCCGGAGCGACGGGCGCCACCTGGAGGAATTGGGAGAGGTTCATGAAAGGGCTCCTGGCGGGTCCGTCAGTGCTTCATGGTCCGGATGTCTTCCACCAGGACGCTGCCTCGGCTGCGGAAGACGGCGATGACGATGGCCAGGCCGATGGCCGCCTCCGCCGCCGCCACCGCGATGACGAAGAAGGCCGACACGTGGCCGATGCTGTCGCCCCGCATACGGGCGAAGGCCAGGAAGGTCAGGTTCGCCGCGTTGAGCATGAGCTCCACGCACATGAAGACGACCAGGGCGTTGCGGCGCACCAGGACGCCGAACATGCCCATGCAGAACAGGGCGGCGGCAAGCAGGAGGTAGTAGGAGATGGGGACCATGGGCCGATTCGGGGCCTCGCGGGCGGACGACCTGCGCCGCCATCTAGCACAGAAAGAATTGTCGGAACGCAGGCGATCAGATTCGCGACTTCGCCACCACCACCGCGCCCACCATCGCCACCAGGAGCAGCAGGCTCACCGCCTCGAAGGGGAACAGCCACTGGGTGAAGATGGTCTGACCCAGCGCCGCCATGGTGCCGAAGGTGGCCGCCTCCGCGCCTCCCATCGCCGGCGGGGCCGCCGTGGGCAGCTTGCTGATGGCCAGCCCCAGCACCGCCAGGAAGCCCAGCGTCGCCACCGCGCCGGCCACGCGGGCCAGCGTGGGCCGCCCACGCGTGGGCGACTCGCCCAGGTTGAGCAGCATGATGACGAACAGGAAGAGCACCATGATGGCGCCCGCGTAGACGAGCACCTGGAGCACCGCCACCGTGTGCGCCCAGAGCAGGACGTAGAGTCCGGCCAGGAAGAAGAACGTCGACACCAGGGCCATGGCGGAGTTGATGGGACTCCGCGCGAAGATGACCAGGCCGGCCGACAGCAGCGTCAGGAGCGCGAACGCCCCGAAGAGGATGAGCTCGATGTTCACGACCAGTCTCCGAACGAACCCCAGGGCTTGTCGCCGAACGGGCAGCGCTTCTCGCGGATGTGGGCCTCGAACTCGTCCTTGAACCGCATCAGGAACGAGTGCGTGGGCAGGGCCGCCGCGT includes these proteins:
- a CDS encoding ATP-binding protein; the protein is MSTRQYSEASLRAFIEPFHNPVLAVVAGRVFAANDGYLALVGLPRERVEGRPVMDFVQPEERSRLAERYERVGAGAPLEAVTQVYQVPHAGGGSREVALYASLLPLEDGRRALLLNLLPLTERPPELSMAERLVETSANLVSAHSEDAVRRVALKGLEAAGFRVRLLRWDGARLLPLDGGASPEDIHLGLEALSDGRPVFGGAGSAAPSHVYIPVGGPQVEVLRMEGPWVAPRHGSVLTLFAKVVGAALADARVQADGARSRWEVGAVAEMARFVARPIPPTPEDFLARVAELLLAEAAVLHLTQGAEGPLSLAAHVGLVEAVGRDGDVERLGAVMARTVPDALDGELSSAEQARALREASADRLGSGAVVRLARGGEVRGVLQVLRAPDRPFDARDIRLLGTLAELLVTLLEQRRLRSEAARQLTETRLLLDLARTTSGVLETSSILDVASDFLVHLLDVSNCYIMLYDEGAKALRGAAASAAHRDFFRTVVLSLSSDSVAARAARERRPVAIEDVESSGGGFNAQLAQRFGEKALLALPLTSREELIGVVLLDDTRRARAFGPELIELAEATCGQLALSIANARLYESLWASYAELAATRAEMVKRERLAALGELSAIVAHEVRNPLGVIFNAVASLRRLLEPSGDAGMLLDILGEESDRLNRMVGDLLDYTRPRDPVLQHEDLGRVLQDSLEAARAQGGGSERTVLIKSEVEPGLPPVPMDRRLIRQALVNVAVNAIQSMPQGGLVQVRARREAHAGREQLRIDVADQGPGIPAELLHRVFEPFFTTKAQGTGLGLAVVKRILEEHRGEIAVDSIPGRGTTFTFRLPLSQPPSFP
- a CDS encoding complex I subunit 4 family protein, whose protein sequence is MSFFDTHLLNLVVFLPLVFAALVLMLPASEPGQIRAVTLIGMLVDLVVGVWAYTRFEPGGAEFQLEYRVHWFKEFGLSYHLGVDGLAVSLLLLTVFLGPLVVLASTTYISHRIKEFHLALLVLQTTMLGALVSLDVLLFYIFFEAMLIPMYLMVGVWGAEDRQMAAVKFFLYTLVGSLLMLVALIAVYFISAPAGARSFDYASMYNGLLEANRQLNACRVGPEGACASLTGLAGTLYTYGPWMFAAFALAFAIKVPMWPVHTWLPDAHVQAPVAGSMILAGVMLKMGTFGFWRYAIPFFPVAAQQARPFLATLSVIGIVYGALMCLAQRDIKKLIAYSSVSHLGYCMLGMLAVTAEGATGSAYQMLNHGVSTGALFLLFGFLYERRHSRLMADFGGIAKVMPVFTAFFVIITFSSVAVPGTNGFIGEFLVLLGTFKSDLGAAAGNPHLTMVFGAFATLGVILGAAYMLWMVQKVFFGSLTHRENQHLRDIGLRETLTVLPFIALVGVMGLMPQPFLERLTPSTDRFIARARVGIPGAPQAEQVRVEVMSLPSSPTAAAPQAPTPLAARDVPSPRQ
- a CDS encoding sigma-54-dependent transcriptional regulator, producing the protein MTDANTPPSRGRILVVDDQRNMRATTALLLRAEQYTVFEAATGEEALAHLAGGSMDLLLTDLKMEPMDGLTLLRRALEVAPRLQVIMMTAFGSIESAVEAMRLGAYDYVTKPFKESELRYRVERALERARLLRDVDNLATDFNQRHGLSALVGRSAAMRDLTTRLMRVAQSDATVLIQGESGTGKELVARALHAHSRRKGRSFVPVNCAAISETLLESELFGHAKGAFTGAVKARRGLFEEADGGTLFIDEVTETSPTFQSKLLRALQEGEVRRVGESTALRVDVRTVAATNRDIELEVREKRFRQDLYYRLNVVTLRVPPLRERLEDVPALAEHFLERANARSPNPKRLSASAVTHLMGYTFPGNVRELENLVEQAAALAEGDELLPEDFPLRQARLAPVQETSSVSPLDGQALSGGGASTGPTLAQVVEEAERRAIAQSLERHGVDLARVADELGVSSTTLWRKMKRLNLRPPSEASRE
- a CDS encoding NADH-quinone oxidoreductase subunit J yields the protein MNIELILFGAFALLTLLSAGLVIFARSPINSAMALVSTFFFLAGLYVLLWAHTVAVLQVLVYAGAIMVLFLFVIMLLNLGESPTRGRPTLARVAGAVATLGFLAVLGLAISKLPTAAPPAMGGAEAATFGTMAALGQTIFTQWLFPFEAVSLLLLVAMVGAVVVAKSRI
- the nuoL gene encoding NADH-quinone oxidoreductase subunit L, whose protein sequence is MNLSQFLQVAPVAPEVLAPSLWLIIALPLLGAFICGVFGKMLGRANVHLVACSAVAGAFILSVLAFWATSSTDPESRRLLSFFPNPFGIERDYVRYALAYDYGTWFAVGDFRVNFGLMVDHLSGTLLLVITGVGFLIHLYSTSYMEHDEAYWRYFAYLNLFVAAMLTLVLADNLVLLFVGWEGVGMASYLLIGFWYTDPAKAWAGRKAFVTNRIGDFAFLIATFLMVLLVGAFTKQADERDYLPGATSAQRYKAGLEAKGPVTFLGLQKLAEGLPDGASGKVDLSTPIASGPLEGYTFGGVMTVALLLFLLGAAGKSAQLPLYVWLPDAMAGPTPVSALIHAATMVTAGVYLFSRMSALLVLSPTAMATIAIVGALTSLLAALIAFAQDDIKKVLAYSTVSQLGIMFMGVGMGVFWAAVLHLVTHAFFKACLFLGAGSVMHGNGDETDIKKLGGLRHEMKWTWGTFLVATLAITGILPLSGFFSKDAILHGVHHNHLEGLHWVSTLVYGLGLTIAASTAFYMTRLYLLTFEGPRSKEARVAHAHESAWHMTLPLVVLAVLSVVAAVYAWPLMKAPGDGRPQPVFENFLSPVFASMNRVVEAGKVVELDTSVPTLGDYGFAWLVALVGGGAAAFLYLSFFPARAAQPAPAFARAVRRVAQNKFYVDELYELVVIRPVKFLSFILFRVVDALLIDTVAVRGTAWVTARVGSALRYVQSGDAQAYAAVMVVALLGGIAYAFIQVLQ
- a CDS encoding GNAT family N-acetyltransferase, which codes for MKDEVRQGPWRLRAARVDDLAAFSRLFTELGVDEPPPDLAQWERELAARTWMVDGPGGVAGYTTTDVLGALGYVQQLVMDASARRRGLGRWVMRQVAEDFRARGCREWTLNVKRDNAAALALYASLGLRPSRQAVNLGVTRRQVETLPPAPAGVSVVPAVEADWPSLTESFGLLPGKLARFATLDSHRLLRLSRANGGEVLGMMDVRVPSAVLFPFFAVSAGHARALLEQAFALLGDARDAVGVVVTDDAALERRLREAGAVARLETFELRGPLPEPVP
- the nuoK gene encoding NADH-quinone oxidoreductase subunit NuoK yields the protein MVPISYYLLLAAALFCMGMFGVLVRRNALVVFMCVELMLNAANLTFLAFARMRGDSIGHVSAFFVIAVAAAEAAIGLAIVIAVFRSRGSVLVEDIRTMKH
- a CDS encoding NADH-quinone oxidoreductase subunit N, whose amino-acid sequence is MNLPNLTLADFLPLIPAIIMVVGASILLLSEVFLGATSSRAYQAVLTVVTAVAAGIAALTAMFEPAQEVFLGFGVLDPFSSFLTFVVCVGLGLAALSSVSFLRKRGAERGEFYALMLFAAAGMSLLAMSNELITLFVNLEVLSIATYALTSYLRRGTRPSEAGFKYFILGAFSSAVLLYGAALLYGATGTTKLTDMVGPLSGALAAQPLLVYAGLILVGAGFAFKVAAVPFHMWTPDVYEGAPTPVTALMSAGVKAAAFAALVRVFLTLGKGIDPHLPLVLFSVLAFLTMVAGNLLAIPQRNVKRMLAYSSIAHAGYLLVGVAALFVTGPGEQFRLLGPSELTGGTPVDLARAQALRGILFYLLAYTFSAVGAFAMVSALERREDEEKGTAWDLERFSGLAQRRPGWAVAMAAFMLSLGGIPPTIGFMSKLLIFQSAVDSGLVGLAVVGVLSSAAGVYYYLRVVVYMFMRPVPEGAQTLERSWSTELTLVLSTAAVVVLGILPGPITTWLQQASRIFGL